The DNA segment TAATAACTCGTCCGCTAACCGGTCCTGTATAACCTGCACCGTTATTGGGATCGATACTGCAATGATCGAACCAATTTCCTTCAATCGTGTAGCGCTGAATATGGGAAATGTTAGAACCTTCATCATACATTTCATCATCTATATATAATGAACCCCAGGGATTGACAGAACTGACATCGGTAAGATGGCAATACTTAAAAGTAAAATTATCACCTACAACAGAAATAGTTTTATTGGTACCAAGCAGCGTATCCTGCCAGATGCTTAATCCTGTAATGGTGACATCGTCACCTTCCATAAAGATTCCATCCGGACCAAAATTATTAGTCGCTTCAGTTTGGACTGACGCAACAATGTCATGATAATCGGTTATAATATTCCCCGAAGCATTAACACCTTGGACTGTGATTCCGTTTTTGTCTTGCCCGATATATAAGCCAAAAGTATATGTACCGGGAACTGAAACCGGTGAACGGTTACTCGCAGTTTCAATATAAAATCCCGGATAAACATTTACCGTTCCACCTGAAGCAACACCATCGATTCCATTTTGAATCGTACTGAAGGCATCGAAACCCCACAAGTGACCTCCGCATGATGACGGAGTATAATCATCATCCACCCATACGGTAGAAGCGTTACTCCCGAAGTACAATGCGGAAGTGCATTCACCACCAATCTCAGGATAATGAGTGTTATCGCTGTACACCCAACCGCCATTCGCGTTTTGGGTGGCTGCGAGATAATATGCACCATGATTGATTTCGGTTTCATAAGTTGAAGGGTTGAGAGCGGCAAGCGTCATGACCGCGTAAGCAGTAGTTTGCCAATCGTCATCATTAGTATGCACACCATAACTTCCGCAGAAGCCACCGAAAGATGCCTGACTATTTTGAAGCTTCGTTACAAGCCCTGGAACATCCGAGGTATGAGTTCCGGAAGCATGAAACGCATCTATTAAACCAGACACACCAAGGTTGTACCACCAATAATCAACAGTTGCCCACGTCGGATCCCAACCCGCACATCGGACTAAATCAAAATAGTTTGCGTTAGTTACAAACGATGCATTATATGCTACATCTGCTATATCACCAGCATCGGTGTGGTAAATTCCTCCGAACCGATCGTAAAGCATTTGAGCCGCAACTGCCCATGCACCCAAATCCCATCCAATGATACCATTATGATACCCCTGTGTAATTCCACGCTGATCACGAATATACTGTGCAAACAAAGTAGCTGTTCCGCCATTAGCAGCAATCCTTGCATCGTATTTCGACTTTGCCGCATCTTTATATGCTGTACCAGCAACCCCGGGAAGATCATTATAAAGCATTAGAAATTTTAAAGCAGAAGCATCCCTCACAGATGCATCGGCAATCATCTTGTCTGCGGCATCCTGCATCGCGGTTTTCAGTGATGCATCATTAGTGCGAATGTATCCATAATACAATCCTAATCCGGTTGCACCGTATAAATTTTTCGGACTCGCGGAAGCTGAATGTGTAACATTAGGCAGAGTCAACATCCAATCCCATCCACCGTCGTTATTGTCTGTGTCAGGATTTCCGTTTCCTGCGTTATCTTCAGTCACATCCGACTGAGCATGTTTAACATAATTTGCGCCGGCAACGAGAGCGGAGTTTATATTTGCCGGATCGCCAATTACCGTTAAACCATTTAAGGCCGCAGCCGAGTTGGTTTTATCCGGAGTGAAAATTTGTTTTTCGGAATTAGCGGAGTGTGGAGACACGAGTGGATGATTGAGAGCACCCCCTTTAATGTCTTCATTGTTTTTAAAAGATTCATCTTTGATATTAGCGTTGAGACTCGCGCCTTTTTCTTTTTGTTGGAGAGAAAGAGATTCCGCGTTTTTATTTAACTGGAATATTTCCGAACGGTTAGCTTTAACGATAGGATTACTCCATGGTTCTTGTCCCGTTGCAATAACAGCAATAAAGAATGTAATTGCGAGGAGAGAAGAAAAGCATCGTAAAAATGTTTTCATAAGGTTACCCCTTCCAAATTTAATTTAAAATAGAAAACTAATTACTGGTGAAAAAAATAATATTTATAGAGAACTTTTTCTTTATCAACTTTTTTGATAATTCAATTAGATGTGTGGCTTCCCCCGTTCAGGCATCAAGTTGGAATTGAATTGCGTAATAGCAACTCCCGAAAATATACGAAAACGGTTCGGGAATGTCAAACTAAAACAGGTAAAACGCTAACCAAGATCATAATAAATTTATACCTCTAATTATCTTCGAATTTAAAGAATATCAGACGTTTTTATCAATAAAGTCGTGATTCCATCGCATCAATCACACATGAATTTCTCAGTTAATCAATTATTAATAGCCCCGCCAGTCATTCTGACGGGGCTGACCCTTCCCTATGCTATTGATTCATTTTCAGACAAAATAAATTATTATGCCATCTATGCTGATGAATGATTATTTCACCAGTATCATTTTCCGGACACTCGTGTACATTCGGCCAAGAATTTCCTCATCTTCATCGCCCACACCGTTTGCAATCAGGCGGTAAAAGTACACTCCTGACGGAAAATTGCTTGCGTCGAAATCCAAATCCTGTGTTCCTGCTTCCATCATCTCTTGGTTCAACAATGTCGCCACTTCCTGACCGAGCATATTGTAAACCCTCAACGTTACAATAGCATCTTCGGGCAACGTGAATTGAATCATCGTTGTTGGGTTGAACGGATTAGGATAATTTTGTTGAAGACCAAACGATTCAGGCATTTTTAACAACGTTGATGATTCACTCTCACCCGGCGCAGGCGGTGGTAATTCGTCTGTGTGTATTATTTGTATCTTATTTGCATGCAAAGCAGAACCTGAATTTGAGAGAATCAATTTGCCCGCTTGATTTGTCTTTACCCAGTATGCCTTTCCCGGCATTATATTATCTGATGATAGGTATGTTCCTGTATATGAAAAAAATTGTGACGTGACTATTCCACCAGGTTCAGATGTAATGTTTGATACCGCAACCGGTGTACTTATAGAACCGATTATATTCCATTTGTCTATTACTTCAATGGTGTCATTAGTAATCGGTGTTCCAGCATACGCTACTGTCTGGGGTGAATCAAACTTTACCCAATAACCGATACCTGATTGAAGTGTATCGTTCATGATATATGAACCCTGATATGTGAATGCCGGTGAGACTGCAGTAGGATATATTGATGACTTCAAATAATCTGAGGCATGTACTGGAACAGATGACATGTTCCAACCATTTTCTACAACGCTAGTAAACCGATTGTCAGCTGTACAAATAATCCTGCTTGATAATCCAACACCATTGTGATAATAGATAACGGTATCGATCCGAAAATTATACAAGAGACTTATTGGAGAAAATCTAAAATAAAATTTCATACTATCACCCGGAGTAATAGTTGCGCTCGTTGGATTTACTGTAAACTCAGGGTCGGTCGATAACGCAGAGCTGATGGTAAGCACCGAATCACCGGTGTTTTTAATGAATGCACTGTCTTGTTTCGTCGATCCAGGTGAAACAGTCCCAAAGAATATATTCGCAGGATTGGCTAAAAATTGAGGTGATTTTAATATGTATCCCTTACCAGATATTTTCACCGTATCGTGAGAGCTGAAACCGTTATGAGAGAAAATAATTGCACCATTTTTTAGACCACCCGATACCGGACTAAATGTTATATAAAATTTCTGATTACTCGATGCTGGTATTGTCCCGCTTGGAGGAAACACACCGAACTCAAGGTTATTTGATATCGCGGAGCCAATAATCAACGACGCATGTCCATTGTTATCCACGGTTATCGAGTCTGTTTTCATCCCATTTACGGCAACACTGTCAAACTGTACTGTCGTTGCTGACGACGCAAAATATCCCTGAGGAATCTTCCACCGACCCCAATAGAGAGAAGTTTTTCCGCCCGCTGTCAAGAAATCACCTCCCACATAAAGGTCGGGTCCAATAACACAGAGGGCATACACGTCTCCCTCTACACCACTCCCGAGTGCAGACCACGCACTTCCATCCCATTTTGCAATGTTTTTTGCACTTACTCCACCTGCGGTAGTAAATTTGCCACCTACATAGACGTCAGTTCCGCTGAATACAATTGCCTTAGGTGATTCATTACTACCTCTACTCAGACCCGTTCCAAGAGCAGACCATGTTGTTCCATTCCACTTTGCAATTTGATTTGCACTTACACCGCCGATGGAGGTAAACCATCCGCCGACATAGAGCGTGTTGCCAGCCGCAGCGAGTACACTTATGTAACCATCGGTTGGTCCGCTTGGACTTCCTACGGCAGACCATGTAGTTCCGGTCCATTTTGCAAATCCATTGACGGCAATACCTCCCGCATGATCAAAATTACCGGCAACGTAGAGATCCGATCCTATCACAGCCAAAGAATACACTTGCTCATATCCTCCAACTTTGCTAATGCCGCTTCCAAGTGCTGACCACGATGTGCCGTTCCACCTGGCAATGTTATTGACCGGATTTGGCCAACCGAATCTTCCTCCCGCGTAGATATCATTCCCGATAACTGCAATTGCATTGACCGTTCCATCCATAAGCCTGGAGTCAGAATAATAACCCCAGCCATTATAGCTATCCCATCTTAGGAAACCGTAATTTCCACCCATATACATATTGGTCCCACCAACGTATACTGTCTCACCGACAATTGCGATTGCCTTTATCGGGCCGCCGGAATGACCGCACGAAACATCGGTTACAGAAGTACGGTTAAATTTGCCAATGGAATTTATACAAGTCATGTTGTTAAAAAGCCCGCCGAAATACAGATCATTGTCTTTCCCGGCCAGCGACTGCACGCTCCCATTCAGGCCAAGCCAAAGACCACTCGGGATGCTCGACCAATGGCTGCCATTCCATTTTGCCACACATTTTGTTAATTCACCCCCCACCTTGGAGAAATCGCCGCCAATAAAAATATCGCTACCGGATGCCACAAGTGCATAAATGTTTCCATAAGAATTCAATCCTGTTCCCATCGCGTACCAATTGGCTCCATCCCATCGTGCGAGCTGATTTGCACTTACACCGCCAACATTGTTGAAATTCCCACCGGCGTACACATCTGTTCCATTCACTGCAATGGCAGTTATGGAACTGTTCGCTCCGGTTCCTAGTGCAGACCACGTACTTCCATCCCACTTGGCGATGTTTGTTGTAATTAGCGTGCCAATCGAATCAAACTGTCCTCCGACATATACATCGGTTCCACTCAACGCAATTGCTTTTACAAAGGAATAACCACCATAGGCAGCACGAATGGTATCGGATCCGAGGGCAAACCAATTACTACCATCCCATCTCGCAATGTTTTTTGTTGCAACCCCGCCGCAGGTACCAAAGACTCCACCAACGTACATATTACTACCACTCACAGCAATGATATTTATCGTTGTAGTTCCATACCATCCACCACTAATTCCTGTTCCCAGTGCGCTCCACGAACTTCCATTCCATTTTGCAATGTTATTTGCGCTTACTCCACCGGCGCTGGTAAATGGACCTCCGACATACACATCAACTCCGTTGGTCGCAATAGCAGTTGGAGCGGCAGATGGAATTCCTGACCCTAATGCAGTCCAGTTTGTGCCATTCCACTTCGCAACGTTTTTGACTAGAACTGTTCCAGCCGTATCGAATCCGCCAACAACGTAGAGGTCGCTTCCATTCACTGCAATTGCATTTACCATTCCCCAGTTTCCAGCACCCCCTCGTAATCCTAATCCCAAAGCAGACCAGCTACTTCCATTCCATTTAGCGATTCGCTTTGCTTGTATATTATGAATGTAGTTAAAATCACCGCCGATATACACATCAGTTCCACTCACCGCGATTGCTCTCACCGGCAACCATTCAGTACCCGAATACACAAACTTATCATCCCACGATGAGTCGGCTGGTACTACGGCCGCAGATTCTGTCGTTTGGATAAACTGAGGTGTACCTTTTGGATCGATCACCATGTGGTAACCTTCTGGGTCAAGAGTGCCTGAAAATCCTGACTTGGTATTTATCGTGCCGTCGGGATTAAGCAGTTTTTCCAATGGTGTGGTAGTCTGTTGCTGTATCACCGTTGTTGATTGTGCAAAACTCAGTGATACATTTATGCACAGAAGAACAAACGAAATGATGGTGATGTGTCTCATTGTGAACTCCAATATTTTTTGATAATTATTTAAGATTTTAAATTCAAAGGAGGGTAGCCCATGCTCCACCCTCCTGATTGATTCCATGTTTTTATTATTTTTATCAGTCCCCCATGGAAACAATTCGTATTAATGAACTTATTTTAGTAGTATCATCTTTTTTGATTCTGTGAATGTGCTGGCGCTTAATCTGTATGTATAGATACCACTTGGTAAATTACTTGCATCTAACTTTACTGATTTATATCCCGCCTCTTGCATCCCATCCACAAGTTTGAGAACCTCTTGACCAAGCATGTTGTAGATTTTTAATGTTACATAATTTGCAACCGGCAGCTGATAATCGATAATCGTTGAGGGATTGAACGGATTAGGATAATTTTGTTGAAGACCAAACGATTCAGGCATTTTTAACAACGTTGATGATTCACTCTCACCCGGCGCAGGTGGTGGTAATTCGTCTGTGTGTATTATTTGTATCTTATTTGCATGCAATGCAGAACCTGAATTCGAGAGGATCAATTTGCCCGCTTGATTTGTCTTTACCCAGTATGCCTTTCCCGGCATTATATTGTCTGATGATAGGTATGTTCCTGTATATGAAAAAAATTGTGACGTGACTATTCCACCAGGTTCAGATGTAATGTTTGATACCGCAACCGGTGTACTTATAGAACCGATTATATTCCATTTATCCACTACTTCTATAGTGTCATTAGTAATTGGTGTTCCAGCATACGCTACTGTTTGGGGTGAATCAAACTTTACCCAATAACCGATACCTGATTGAAGTGTATCGTTTATGGTGTATGAACCTTGATATGTGAATGCTGGGGAGACCGCTGTAGGATATATTGTTGACTTCAAATAATCTGAGGCATGTACTGGAACAGATAACATGTTCCAACCTTCTGAAACGGAATATACATGTGAGGTTGTATCAGTATTCCATATTCCAAAATTCTGTGAGGGTTTCAACCCGGCATTTATGAATTCTCCACCAGCGTACACCAGATTCTCTGTTGCACAGATAGCGCGTACACGCTGATCAACTCCACTACCAAGAGCTAACCAATTGCTTCCATCCCACTTCGCGATATAGTTTGTACTCGTACCACCAGCCGTTGTGAAATCGCCTCCGGCATAAAGATCGCTTCCGCTAAAGGACACTGATCTGACCCAATTGTTCGTTCCACTTCCGAGGGGCGTCCAGTTAGTTCCATCCCATTTCACAATATTGTTTGCAGAAAATCCGCCTGCTGTTGTAAAACCACCTCCGATATAAAGTTCACTTGCTGAGGTTGTCATGCAGCGAACAAAATCATTCATTCCGGTTCCAACAGCGGACCAATTTGAGCCATCCCATTTGGCGATATACGATGCAGGATTGCCTCCGGCATTAGTGAAAAGACCCCCGGCATAGAGATATCCTCCAAGTGTGTCAAGAGCATAGACGACGCCGTTCATCCCCGTCCCCAGAGCCGACCAGTTACTGCCGTCCCATTTTGCGATGTAGTTTGTTCCCGCTATACCTCCAGCGCTCGTGAAATTACCACCAACATAAACATCTGTCCCAACTACTTTGATTGCATACACATCTGAGTTTGTTCCACTTTTCAAAGAATCCCACATCATGCCATTCCATTTCGCGATGTTCGGACGGAAGCTGCTCCATCCATTATCCAGATCACCTCCTATGTAAACGTTAGAACCACTCACTGCTATGGCAAAGACGCTGCCAGTATATATCGGGTCAGGAGTACCATTCCCGAGTTTTTCCCACGCTGAACCATTCCATTTTGCAATACGATTGGTTTGAAGGTCGCCTGTGTACATAAAATCTCCTCCCACGTATACATCGTTGCCATTTTTCTCAATTGCACGTACGATTCCTTTCACACCCTCGCTTCTTCTTTCGTCGATACCAATAGTTGACCAGGCAGAACCATTCCACCTTGCAATGCCGCATGTCTTAACATTCCCTGCTCTCCGGAATTGTCCACCGACATAGAGATCACTTCCCATTACGGCCATTTTGTAGACAAATCCTGGATATACAGAATATGCAAGGCCATTCCCAAGTGAGTCCCATGTCGTTCCATTCCATTTGGCAATACCATTTGCAATCTTACCACCGGCATACGAGAGCTGTCCCCCGATGTAGATATCACTTCCCATTATTTCAATTGATGATACAGTACCAGTAATATCATTCCCCAGAGAATCCCAAGCCGTTCCATTCCATTTTGCTATCATGTTTGCAGTAACACCACCCGCTGTTGTAAATACCCCACCGACATAGACATCGCTCCCTTTAATTGCAATTGCACCCACATGGTACCCGTCGTAGTAGGAAGGGCGGACAATACCACTTCCGAGGGAATCCCATTTGGTTCCATTCCACTTTGCAATATTGTTAACACTAATTCCACCTGCCGATGTGAAAGATCCCCCGACATATACATCGCTTCCACTGATCGCGATCGCCGTAACGCCAATATAATATCCACTTCCACTCACGCCACTTCCCAGCGAAACCCAATTCGTTCCATTCCATTTAGCAATGCGGTTTGCAGTCGCACCACCGGCAAGTGTAAAATCTCCACCAACGTAAAGATCACTTCCGCTCACTGCAAGATCATAGACATTCCCGTTTACTCCTATTCCAAGAGGATACCATGCGCTGCCGTTCCAATATTGAATGAAGTCTGCAACAGCATAAGGAAATGTGCTGGGGAAACTACCACCGATATAGATATCGCTTCCGATGATTGCAATAGCATTAATATTGCTTGGCCCACTAACAACCGAGTCCCATGTTATGCCATTCCATCGTGCGATGCAGTTTGCGCTGATACCGTTGACTGAGGAAAATTCGCCGGCCATGTAAAGCTCTGTACCTGATACTTCAAAAGCCCTTGAATAGCCCCAATCCGGTTGACCAGTTATCATCTGTAAACCAGGATACATAAATCGATCATCCCAGTTAACATCGTCCGGTGACGATGTTGTGGTTGCAGGATTGCGTACAAACCTCGGTGCGCCTTCAGGGTCCTCAATCATGCGGTAACCTTTAGGATCGAGAGTGCCGGAATATCCTGACTTGGTATTTATTGTGCCATCGGGATTAAGCAGTTTTTCCAATGGTGTGGCAATTTGTTGCTTTGTCAGAACTGGTGATTGTGCAAAACTCAGCGATACAATCATGCACAGAAGAACAATTGTGATAACGTATTTCATGAGGAACTCCATTATGTTTTGATTATGGTTTGTAACTTTATATTCTTAGGAGGGTGACTTATGCTTCACCCTCCCGTTTCCGTCAGTGAACTTCTAATCCACGATCACCGAAGGTGTTGAGAAGCTTTGTTTTTAGTTTTTGATTATTCTCTCGATATCAACTAATTTTTCTTTTAAAACGAACTCAACAGCACCAATCCTGCGCGCTTTCTCTTCTAATTTTGGATCGTCGTACTGAGTGATCATAATAATCTTCGCATTCGGAAATTCGGATAAGATCTCCTGAGTTGCTTCAAATCCGTCCATCATTTTCATTTTTATATCCATAAGCACCCAATCGGGGTGAAACTGTTGGTACGATTTCAATGCTTCATTGCCATCGCTGCATTCATAAACATTATCCGCTGTTGTTGACAGTATCGAGCGAATCATATCTCGAATAGAAGCATTATCGTCAACAATCATTACTTTCATCATTACCTGATTTCATTTAAAA comes from the Ignavibacteriales bacterium genome and includes:
- a CDS encoding choice-of-anchor D domain-containing protein, with translation MRHITIISFVLLCINVSLSFAQSTTVIQQQTTTPLEKLLNPDGTINTKSGFSGTLDPEGYHMVIDPKGTPQFIQTTESAAVVPADSSWDDKFVYSGTEWLPVRAIAVSGTDVYIGGDFNYIHNIQAKRIAKWNGSSWSALGLGLRGGAGNWGMVNAIAVNGSDLYVVGGFDTAGTVLVKNVAKWNGTNWTALGSGIPSAAPTAIATNGVDVYVGGPFTSAGGVSANNIAKWNGSSWSALGTGISGGWYGTTTINIIAVSGSNMYVGGVFGTCGGVATKNIARWDGSNWFALGSDTIRAAYGGYSFVKAIALSGTDVYVGGQFDSIGTLITTNIAKWDGSTWSALGTGANSSITAIAVNGTDVYAGGNFNNVGGVSANQLARWDGANWYAMGTGLNSYGNIYALVASGSDIFIGGDFSKVGGELTKCVAKWNGSHWSSIPSGLWLGLNGSVQSLAGKDNDLYFGGLFNNMTCINSIGKFNRTSVTDVSCGHSGGPIKAIAIVGETVYVGGTNMYMGGNYGFLRWDSYNGWGYYSDSRLMDGTVNAIAVIGNDIYAGGRFGWPNPVNNIARWNGTSWSALGSGISKVGGYEQVYSLAVIGSDLYVAGNFDHAGGIAVNGFAKWTGTTWSAVGSPSGPTDGYISVLAAAGNTLYVGGWFTSIGGVSANQIAKWNGTTWSALGTGLSRGSNESPKAIVFSGTDVYVGGKFTTAGGVSAKNIAKWDGSAWSALGSGVEGDVYALCVIGPDLYVGGDFLTAGGKTSLYWGRWKIPQGYFASSATTVQFDSVAVNGMKTDSITVDNNGHASLIIGSAISNNLEFGVFPPSGTIPASSNQKFYITFSPVSGGLKNGAIIFSHNGFSSHDTVKISGKGYILKSPQFLANPANIFFGTVSPGSTKQDSAFIKNTGDSVLTISSALSTDPEFTVNPTSATITPGDSMKFYFRFSPISLLYNFRIDTVIYYHNGVGLSSRIICTADNRFTSVVENGWNMSSVPVHASDYLKSSIYPTAVSPAFTYQGSYIMNDTLQSGIGYWVKFDSPQTVAYAGTPITNDTIEVIDKWNIIGSISTPVAVSNITSEPGGIVTSQFFSYTGTYLSSDNIMPGKAYWVKTNQAGKLILSNSGSALHANKIQIIHTDELPPPAPGESESSTLLKMPESFGLQQNYPNPFNPTTMIQFTLPEDAIVTLRVYNMLGQEVATLLNQEMMEAGTQDLDFDASNFPSGVYFYRLIANGVGDEDEEILGRMYTSVRKMILVK
- a CDS encoding T9SS type A sorting domain-containing protein, encoding MKYVITIVLLCMIVSLSFAQSPVLTKQQIATPLEKLLNPDGTINTKSGYSGTLDPKGYRMIEDPEGAPRFVRNPATTTSSPDDVNWDDRFMYPGLQMITGQPDWGYSRAFEVSGTELYMAGEFSSVNGISANCIARWNGITWDSVVSGPSNINAIAIIGSDIYIGGSFPSTFPYAVADFIQYWNGSAWYPLGIGVNGNVYDLAVSGSDLYVGGDFTLAGGATANRIAKWNGTNWVSLGSGVSGSGYYIGVTAIAISGSDVYVGGSFTSAGGISVNNIAKWNGTKWDSLGSGIVRPSYYDGYHVGAIAIKGSDVYVGGVFTTAGGVTANMIAKWNGTAWDSLGNDITGTVSSIEIMGSDIYIGGQLSYAGGKIANGIAKWNGTTWDSLGNGLAYSVYPGFVYKMAVMGSDLYVGGQFRRAGNVKTCGIARWNGSAWSTIGIDERRSEGVKGIVRAIEKNGNDVYVGGDFMYTGDLQTNRIAKWNGSAWEKLGNGTPDPIYTGSVFAIAVSGSNVYIGGDLDNGWSSFRPNIAKWNGMMWDSLKSGTNSDVYAIKVVGTDVYVGGNFTSAGGIAGTNYIAKWDGSNWSALGTGMNGVVYALDTLGGYLYAGGLFTNAGGNPASYIAKWDGSNWSAVGTGMNDFVRCMTTSASELYIGGGFTTAGGFSANNIVKWDGTNWTPLGSGTNNWVRSVSFSGSDLYAGGDFTTAGGTSTNYIAKWDGSNWLALGSGVDQRVRAICATENLVYAGGEFINAGLKPSQNFGIWNTDTTSHVYSVSEGWNMLSVPVHASDYLKSTIYPTAVSPAFTYQGSYTINDTLQSGIGYWVKFDSPQTVAYAGTPITNDTIEVVDKWNIIGSISTPVAVSNITSEPGGIVTSQFFSYTGTYLSSDNIMPGKAYWVKTNQAGKLILSNSGSALHANKIQIIHTDELPPPAPGESESSTLLKMPESFGLQQNYPNPFNPSTIIDYQLPVANYVTLKIYNMLGQEVLKLVDGMQEAGYKSVKLDASNLPSGIYTYRLSASTFTESKKMILLK
- a CDS encoding response regulator transcription factor; the encoded protein is MMKVMIVDDNASIRDMIRSILSTTADNVYECSDGNEALKSYQQFHPDWVLMDIKMKMMDGFEATQEILSEFPNAKIIMITQYDDPKLEEKARRIGAVEFVLKEKLVDIERIIKN